One segment of Ricinus communis isolate WT05 ecotype wild-type chromosome 8, ASM1957865v1, whole genome shotgun sequence DNA contains the following:
- the LOC8279764 gene encoding DExH-box ATP-dependent RNA helicase DExH3 — MSCYSSIFQGSIRTSTIMSLRTSFPLHLHKTPYKTLIKQHSLFSLASISTMMNHQTLSFKHHQGVVRCSGSLGFLDWRTVALPYFCLQNLNYSRFAYQGVTSDDSDLEVGSYSQQAMSGSTLDNIEDWRWKFTMLLRNKDGQEIVSREKKDRRDFGHLSELASRMGLHSRQYSRVVVFSKIPQPNYRPDLDDKRPQREVTLPFGLQREVDAHLNAYLSKKSTNRENFSVNFLPKSSNGKSMANTEGVYEQPDPMIKNNVVMERILRRKSLQLQTKQQEWQETPEGQKMAEFRQSLPAYKERDALLKAISENQVVVVSGETGCGKTTQLPQYILESEIEAARGGACSIICTQPRRISAMAVSERVAAERGEKLGESVGYKVRLEGIKGRDTRLLFCTTGILLRRLLVDRNLNGVTHVIVDEIHERGMNEDFLLIVLRDLLPHRPELRLILMSATLNAELFSSYFGGAPTLHIPGFTYPVRAHFLEDILELTGHRLTPYNQIDDYGQEKGWKMQKQAQAFRKRKTQIASAVEDALEAANFKGYSLRTQESLSSWNPDSIGFNLIERVLCHIVKKERPGAVLVFMTGWDDISSLKDQLQTHPVLGDPSRILLLACHGSMDSSEQRLIFDKPKDGVHKIVLATNMAETSITIPDAVFVVDCGKAKETSYDALNNTPCLLPSWISKAAARQRRGRAGRVQPGECYHLYPRCVYDAFADYQLPELLRTPLQSLCLQIKSLQLGSISEFLSRALQPPEPLSVQNAIEYLKVIGALDENENLTLLGRHLSMLPVEPKLGKMLILGAIFNCLDPVMTVVSGLSVRDPFLMPFDKKDLAESAKAQFSARDYSDHLALVRAFDGWKDAERQQSGYEYCWKNFLSAQTMRAIDALRKQFFYLLKDTGLLGQKTEDCSMLSHDEHLIRAIICAGLFPGICSVVNKEKSITLKTMEDGQVLLHSNSVNAGIPKIPYPWLVFNEKVKVNSVFLRDSSGVSDSVLLLFGGDLSRGGLDGHLKMLGGYLEFFMKPALADTYLSLKRELEELIQKKLLDPKLDIQSHNELLMAIRLLVSEDQCEGRFVFGRQLPAPSEKVMKDAVSGKQPCDNSKNELQTVLIRAGHGPPTYKTKQLKNNQFRSTVIFNGLNFVGQPCNTKKLAEKDAAAEALLWLKGEVHSSSRDINHASALLKKSNKKTKNKALLHGGKWS, encoded by the exons ATGTCTTGCTACTCATCAATTTTTCAGGGTTCTATTAGAACATCGACAATCATGTCtttaagaacctcctttcctCTCCATCTCCATAAAACCCCATACAAAACCCTAATAAAGCAGCATTCTTTGTTTTCATTAGCTTCAATTTCTACTATGATGAATCACCAAACCCTATCTTTTAAGCATCATCAGGGAGTGGTCAGGTGTTCTGGTTCTCTTGGTTTTTTGGATTGGAGAACCGTTGCCTTGCCTTATTTTTGCCTACAGAACTTGAATTATAGTAGGTTTGCCTACCAGGGCGTTACTAGTGATGATTCAGACCTTGAAGTTGGGTCATATTCCCAGCAGGCAATG AGTGGTTCCACCCTTGATAACATTGAAGATTGGAGATGGAAGTTTACCATGCTACTTCGCAACAAAGATGGGCAAGAAATTGTCTCAAGGGAGAAAAAGGACAGGCGTGATTTTGGGCATCTTTCAGAATTGGCAAGCCGAATGGGTTTGCATAG TCGTCAGTATTCAAGAGTTGTTGTCTTCAGTAAAATCCCTCAGCCAAATTACAGACCGGATCTGGATGACAAGCGTCCTCAGAGAGAG GTGACCTTGCCTTTTGGACTGCAAAGAGAAGTAGATGCCCATCTCAATGCTTACCTTTCCAAAAAGTCCACGAACAGGGAAAATTTCTCTGTTAATTTCTTGCCAAAATCAAGCAATGGGAAAAGTATGGCTAATACTGAAGGGGTCTATGAGCAGCCAGATCCAATGATAAAGAACAATGTTGTCATGGAGAGAATTCTAAGGAGGAAAAGTTTGCAGCTGCAAACTAAGCAGCAAGAATGGCAG GAAACTCCTGAGGGCCAAAAGATGGCTGAATTTCGCCAAAGTCTTCCTGCATATAAAGAAAGGGATGCACTGCTGAAAGCCATTTCTGAAAATCAG GTGGTTGTTGTCTCAGGCGAAACTGGTTGTGGTAAAACCACACAACTCCCGCAATACATTCTAGAATCTGAGATTGAAGCTGCCCGTGGAGGTGCCTGTAGTATCATATGTACTCAGCCCCGAAGAATATCTGCAATGGCTGTTTCTGAAAGAGTTGCTGCAGAACGAGGGGAGAAACTGGGAGAATCA GTTGGATATAAAGTTCGCCTAGAGGGAATTAAAGGGAGAGACACTCGCCTTCTGTTTTGTACTACCGGTATATTATTGCGGAGATTACTTGTTGACAGGAATTTGAATGGTGTTACTCATGTTATTGTTGATGAGATTCACGAACGTGGAATGAATGAAG ATTTCCTACTTATTGTCCTGAGAGATCTCCTTCCTCATCGACCGGAGCTGAGGTTGATTCTGATGAGTGCAACTTTAAATGCTGAGCTTTTCTCTTCCTACTTTGGTGGTGCTCCGACACTTCATATTCCT GGTTTTACATATCCAGTTCGAGCACATTTTCTAGAGGACATCCTAGAATTGACTGGACACAGGTTGACTCCATATAATCAAATTGATGATTATGGTCAAGAAAAGGGTTGGAAAATGCAGAAACAAGCTCAGGCTTTTAGAAAGAGGAAAACCCAGATTGCTTCTGCTGTTGAG GATGCACTTGAAGCTGCCAACTTTAAGGGGTACAGCCTACGCACCCAGGAGTCTTTATCCTCTTGGAATCCAGATTCAATTGGTTTCAACCTCATTGAGCGTGTGCTCTGCCACATAGTTAAGAAAGAACGACCTGGTGCTGTGTTAGTATTCATGACTGGTTGGGATGATATTAGTTCTTTGAAGGATCAGCTACAAACTCATCCCGTATTGGGTGATCCTAGCAGAATATTGCTACTTGCATGCCATGGTTCTATGGACAGCTCTGAGCAG AGGTTAATATTTGATAAGCCCAAAGATGGAGTGCACAAAATTGTTCTGGCTACTAACATGGCTGAGACTAGTATAACCATTCCTGATGCAGTCTTTGTGGTTGACTGTGGGAAGGCAAAAGAGACTTCATATGATGCACTGAACAATACTCCTTGTTTGCTTCCATCATGGATCTCAAAGGCTGCAGCTCGGCAA AGAAGAGGAAGAGCTGGTCGTGTTCAACCTGGAGAGTGTTATCATCTCTATCCAAGATGTGTTTATGATGCTTTTGCTGATTATCAACTACCAGAACTTTTAAGAACACCACTGCAGTCCTTGTGCTTGCAAATTAAAAGTCTCCAACTTGGTAGTATTTCGGAGTTCCTTTCTAGGGCATTGCAGCCACCAGAACCTTTATCG GTTCAAAATGCTATCGAATATTTAAAAGTGATAGGAGCTCTGGATGAGAACGAAAATCTAACGTTGCTAG GACGTCACTTGTCAATGCTTCCGGTTGAGCCTAAGCTTGGGAAAATGCTTATATTAGGGGCTATTTTCAACTGTTTAGATCCAGTAATGACTGTTGTTTCTGGTCTTAGTGTAAGAGATCCATTTTTGATGCCATTTGACAAGAAGGAT CTTGCGGAGTCTGCAAAGGCACAGTTCTCTGCTCGTGATTACAGTGATCACCTCGCTCTTGTCCGAGCCTTTGATGGTTGGAAAGATGCTGAAAGACAACAATCTGGTTATGAGTACTGTTGGAAAAATTTCCTGTCTGCACAAACTATGAGAGCCATCGATGCTCTTCGGAAGCAGTTCTTTTATTTGCTCAAGGATACTGGTCTCCTTGGTCAGAAAACAGAGGACTGCAGTATGTTGAGCCATGATGAGCATCTTATTCGAGCAATCATCTGTGCTGGCTTGTTCCCTGGGATCTGCTCTGTTGTA AACAAGGAGAAGTCAATAACATTGAAAACAATGGAGGATGGCCAGGTTCTTCTCCACTCG AACTCTGTGAATGCCGGTATACCCAAAATTCCATACCCATGGTTAGTTTTTAATGAGAAAGTGAAAGTAAATTCAGTCTTTCTGCGGGATTCAAGTGGCGTATCTGATTCTGTGTTGCTTTTATTTGGAGGAGATCTTTCAAGAGGTGGACTA GATGGACACCTGAAAATGTTGGGAGGATACTTGGAATTTTTTATGAAACCTGCCTTGGCAGATACATATTTGAGCTTGAAGAGAGAGCTTGAAGAATTAATTCAGAAGAAA CTTCTGGATCCCAAGCTGGATATTCAATCTCATAACGAGCTCCTGATGGCAATAAGATTGTTGGTATCGGAGGATCAATGTGAGGGTAGATTTGTTTTTGGTCGACAGCTGCCAGCACCCTCAGAAAAGGTGATGAAAGATGCAGTGTCTGGCAAACAGCCATGTGATAATTCTAAGAATGAGCTGCAAACTGTGCTTATCAGGGCAGGACATGGACCACCCACCTATAAGACGAAACAACTGAAAAACAACCAGTTTCGCTCCACTGTGATTTTTAATGGATTGAACTTTGTAGGGCAGCCTTGCAACACTAAGAAACTTGCAGAAAAGGATGCAGCTGCTGAGGCTCTGCTGTGGCTGAAGGGTGAGGTGCATTCATCTTCTAGAGATATTAACCATGCGTCGGCTCTTCTAAAGAAGAGCaacaagaaaactaaaaataaggCTCTGCTTCATGGTGGTAAATGGAGCTAA